AAGAAAGATCCGTCAGTTCGCGCGCCAGGACCATTGTCACCTGGCGTGCGAGCGAGACGAGGCGCGACTTGCGGGAACTGTGGACGTCCGCGACGGTGACGCCGAAAAACTCCGCCGCGTGGGCCTCAATCTCGCGGAGGCCGGCCCGAGGCGGACGCGCGACAATAAACTCCTCCAGCGCCTGCCGCGCGAGCGACGGCGTAACGGGCTGTTTCAAAAGAGCCGCGTACGCAATGATCCGCGTCAGCGCGCCTTCCAGGTCGCGGACGCTTCCCTGGATGCGGTCGGCCACCAAGGCGACGACGTCGTCGGGCATCGTGTGACGCATCTGGCGGGCCTTGGCGTGGAGAATCCGTCGGCGCGTCTCGGCGTCCGGCGGAGAAAGGTGGACGACCAGCCCGGAGACCCATCGGCTGATGAGCCGATGCTGGACGGCCTGAATCTCGTGCGGGTGCGCGTCGGAAGCCAGGATGATCAGTCGCCCGTGCCCTTCGAACTCGTTGAAGGTGTTGAGGAACTCCTCCTGGGTGGCGGGTTTGCCGCCCAGGAAATGCACGTCGTCGATGGCCAGGACGTCCAGGTTGCGGTAATGGTGGCGGAAGGCGTCCAGTCGGCCCGTGCGAATCCCGGCGAGGTAGCGGTTGGTGAACTGTTCGGCCGACATGCAGACGACCTGCAGTCCGGCCTTGGCCTTGAGGGCGTTCAGGATGCCATACAACAGGTGGGTCTTGCCGAGCCCGCACCCCCCATGGATAAACAGGGGATGGAAATCCTTGCCGGGGGCGGTCACGGCCGACCGCGCCGCCGCAAACGCCATCTGGTTGCACGGGCCGACCACAAAATTGTCGAGCGTGAACCTCGGCAGGGTCGAGGGCGGTTGAGGCGCGACCTGGGCTAGCGTCGTCGGCGCCGACTCCAGTTGCTCCATGGCCTCGGCTTCGTCGGCGAGGTTCTGAGCGCGGCGCTTCTGGAAAAGGTCCGGCTGGATGCGCCACGTGATCGGCACATCCGGACCGAGGTGGGCGCGGACGGCGGACGTGACGTGTCCCGCAAAGTGACTTTTCAGATAGTCGCTGATGAAGAGGTTCGCCACGCCGATCATCACGTGGTCCGATTCGATGCGGATGTCGGCGGATCCTTCGAACCAGACGCGCCAGCGCTCGGGTCCGATGGCGGCCTGCAAATCCGAGATGATCTGATCGGCGGCTGTATGCTGATGCAGCGCCACGGAAAACCCCCGTGTCTGGCGCAGCGGTGCGAGTAACCTAGTGCCCCCACGCGAAGAGTTGCCGGCGGCGAGACGGCTCGACGGATGCGACCGGCGACCACACGACGACGCACGTATCCTAGGGGTGTTCGGTCACGGTGCAAAATGAAATTTTTCTCGGCCGCCTCGGCAGGGAAGACGGCGCGTTCGGAAGGCGATATGCGATGCGGAGTTAGACGCGCATCATCGCGAAAAAAAAGTTTTGCGTGGCGCCGGAAATGTCGGTGGAAAGACTGTGGAGAAAAGGAGCGCGCGAAACACGCCCGCCGATCAGCCGCTGGCTGCTCTCCGGGCAGGCCGAAAGGCAAATTGGCCGCTAAACGGGCGCGGAGATTCCTGCGCAGCGACGCGCCGGCGTTTTGCGTTGACACCCCGCGCGCCGAGTGTTATCTGTTAGGTTTACCTCCAGAGCCGTCGGCCTGTGCTGGGGGTGACAGGAGCCTTTGTCAATCACGAGGACGTGCCGATGGACGAAGTCATTCGAGTGGCCGTTGCAGGTGTGGGGAACTGTGCGTCGAGTCTGCTTCAGGGCATCACGTATTATCGGCGCCGGCTGGAAGACGACGGGGTCCGCGAGACGCTTGGCCTCATGCACTATGACCTGGGCGGATACTCGCCGGGCGACATCCGGTGCGTCTCGGCCTTCGACATCGACGTGCGAAAGGTCGGCCAGCCCCTGGAAAAGGCCGTTTTCGCCCCTCCGAACTGCACCAAGACCATCTGCGCCGAGATGGACGAGAGCGGCGTCACGGTCCAGATGGGGCCCGTTCTGGACGGTTATTCGGACCACATGGCGGAATTCCCCGAAAATCAACGGTTTATCCCCGCCCGTAAGAAGCCCGTCGACGTCGCCGCCGCCCTGAAAAGGTCCGGGGCCCAGATCCTGCTGAACTACCTTCCCGTGGGTTCCCAGAAGGCCACCGAGCACTATGCCGAGGCGTGCCTCAAGGCGGGCGTCAGCCTCGTGAACTGCATGCCGGTCTTCATCGCGAGCACGCGAAAGTGGGCCGAGCGGTTCCGCAAGGCGGGCATCCCGATCGTCGGCGACGACATCAAGGCGCAACTCGGCGCGACGATCGTCCACCGCGTGCTGACGCGCCTGTTTCGCGACCGAGGCGTCGCGCTGGATGCGACGTACCAGTTGAACACGGGCGGCAACACGGATTTCCTCAACATGCTGAAGCGCGAACGCCTGACGAGCAAGAAGGCGTCGAAGACCGAGGCCGTCCAATCGCAACTCGAGACGCCGTTGCCCGACGACCAGATCCACATCGGCCCGGCGGACTACGTTGCGTGGCAGCACGACAACAAGGTCTGTTTCCTCCGGATGGAAGGGCGGGGGTTTGCCGGCGTGCCGCTCAACCTGGAACTGCGCCTGAGCGTCGAGGATTCGCCGAACAGCGCCGGCGTGGTCATCGACGCGGTCCGATGCTGCCGGCTGGCCCGCGACCGCGGAACGGGCGGGCCGCTCACCAGCGTGTCGGCCTACCTGATGAAGCATCCGCCGGAACAAATGAGTGACAGCGAAGCGCAGGCGCAGATCGAGGAATTCATCGCGGGAAAACGCGAGCGATAACGTCCGGTCCCGGCGCGCCGGGACTCGACGTGGCGAGCGGGCAGGGGATGGCGTGTCCCGCGCCGTCGGCCTTTTCACTTCCGCACGGGCCCGGGCAAAGGGGAATCGCGAGTCATTCGGCCGTTGTGACCCATGATCTCCAATCTGATAGGGCGATTGGTTCGGCCGGTGCGTGAAGGAGTCGCGCGGGGTCTGCTCCGCGTGGGTCTTCGCCCGAACCACGTCACCATCCTGGGGATGCTGCTGACGGTCGGGGCGGGGGTCGCCGTGGCGGCCGGAAAAGCCTGGTGGCCTTGGGCCGTCGGCCTTGTCGTTGCAGCGGGCGCCTGCGACATGCTGGACGGGGCGATGGCCCAACTGGGCGGCGCCAAGAGCCGCTTTGGCGGCGTCCTGGACTCCATCTGCGACCGCGCGAGCGACGGCGCGCTGTATCTCGGCCCGGCCCTGTACTTTGCGGCACGCCCGGACGCGCCCGGCCCGGCCGAGGCCAACCTGACGCTCGTCCTCGTGGCGGGCTTGGGCCTCGTGTGGGCGTATCTCGTCAGTTACGTCCGTGCTCGGGCCGAAAGGGTCGTCCCGTGGTGCGGCGGCGGGTTCTGGCAGCGGGGCGAGCGGGTCGTGACAATTTTCCTGGGCCTGGCCTTCGGACACCTGGTCATCGCCATCTGGATTCTGGGCCTCTGGCCGCTGACGACGGTCTCGCATCGGCTCTGGCGGGCGCGGCGGGCCTGTGCGGCCCAGGACGGCCGGATGGACGAATCGGCCGCCCGCGCCATCGAGCCCCGCGGGCTAGCCGGACTTCTGCTCTGGCGGTGGGAGCGGGGGACCGTGCCTTTCGACCTCCACGCCGGCGCCGTCATCGCGATGCTCGTCTTCGTGAACCTGCCGGAGGCCGATCCGCTGCGGGGCCTCCTGGCGTGGCTGGTTGGCGCTTGACTTGGAACGAGCGGTTGATAGACTGGATATCCTCCAAAGGGGCTTCATGCGAAAGGGGTTGACGATGCGCGTGCAAACGATTCTTGTGCTGGTGGCTGGTCTGCTTCTGGTCGTGGGGTGCCAGGCCAAAAAGAGCGAAGAGGTTCCGCCACTGGCGGCCGAGGAACTTCAACCCGCGCCGCCTGTCGAGCCGGCGCCGGTGGCCGTGACGGAAGTGGAAACGACGAAGGGGTCGGAAGGCAAGGCGCCTCCTGCGCCGCCGACCGGCTCTCAGACCTACACGATGAAGGCCGGCGACACGCTCTATGGTGTGGCGCGCCGGTTCTATGGCGACGGGAAACTCTGGACGAAAATCTTCGAGGCGAACAAGGACAAGATCCGCGACGTGAGCGACATTCGGATCGGCACGGTGCTGGTCATCCCGCCGAAGTGAGCCTTCCGGCGGCGTTCGCTGAAACCCCAAGGCGCCCCGCGCCCCCGCGCAGCGTGCGGGGCGCCTTTTTCTTCGCTTTGAATTGATTTGTCCGCCGCGCGTCTGCTAGACTGATGGGGATCCAGGGAGAGGGACCGCCATGTCGCACGCGCGAAAAAGTTTCTGTCCCGAGGGCCACGACCGGTTGCCCGAGGGGCAGCGGACGCTCGGCGAAATCTGCGAGGATTTTGCCCGGCAGGAGGCGTCCATCCGTCGCCGCGCGGCCGACCACGGTCTGAGCCGGCGAGACTTCCTCCAAATGCTCTCCGCCGGCGCCGTGGCCGCGACGGGCCTGGCGTCGTTCGCGGTGCGAGGCGCCGGGGCGGCCGACGCGGCGCGCAGCCGCGTCGTCGTCGTCACGCACCCGGAAGTCATCCTCCGGGAGTACCGCGTCAATCCGCCCGTGGTCCGGCAGATGCTCGACCGGGCGCTCGTGGAACTTTCGGGCGCGCAGGACGAAAAGGCCGCTTGGCAAAGCGTCGGCCGCGAGGACGACTTCGTCGCCGTCAAACACAACTCCATGGGGGCCCCGACGCTCCACAGCCACACGGAGATCCACGACGCCGTCGCCGCCCAATTGGCGGCACAGGTCGGCGTCAAGCCCGAGCGGATCGTCGTCGTGGACCGCGTGGTGCCCGAGCCTTACGGCGAATTCTCGGAGCCGTTCACCTTGCCGTCGAACGGCCTCCAGACGCGCCTCCGCCGGCTGTACACCGACCACGCGACGGCCATCGTGAATGTTTCAGTCCTGAAGTCGCATTCGGGCGAGGGCATCTCGGCGGCCCTGAAGAACCATCTGGGCAGCGTGAAAAATCCCGCCGCCTTCCACTGGTGGCAGCCGGAGCGGCTCCCCCGGAACCTGCCGGAACTGAATGCCCTGGATCCGCTGCGCACCAAAACGCGCCTTTGCATCGTGGACGCCATCCGTCCCCTGTTCGCGGGCGGCCCGGCCGACAACGAACAGTACCGCTGGGACTTCCGCGGCCTGATTGTGGGGACCGACCCCGTGGCCGTGACCGCAGTGGGCATCCGCATCCTGGAAGCGAAGCGGAAGGAGAGCGTGGGCAAGGATTGGCCCATGACCGCCGCACGCCAGATGGTCGCCTACGCCCAGAAGATCGGCCTCGGCAACGCCGACGCCGACCGCATTGACCGGCTCGACGTGGACATGGCCTGAGGGGCGGCAACTAACGCCTCCGCTCCTCGACAGGTAAGCGGAGGCGCGGTGGTCCCGGCGCGCCGGGACGCAGCCGAACGGGTTCCCGCCGCCGTTTCCTTTTGCGTTTGACGCTTGCCGCACGCCCCGCTACGATGCGTCCCTCGGGTCGGAAACAAGAAGGAGCGGGCCTTGAACTCCTACGACGTGGCGGTGCTGGGCGGCGGGCCCGGCGGTTACGAGGCGGCCTTGCGGGCCGCTCGACGCGGCGCGAAGGTCTGCTGCATCGAGATGGGCCACCTGGGCGGTGTGTGCCTGAACGTCGGCTGTATCCCCGCGAAGGCCATGCTGCGTGCCAGCGAAATCGCCTGGACGCTTCGGCACGCGGCCGAGTTCGGCCTGTCGGCCGGCGAGCCCAAGGTGGACGGCCCGGCCTACATGAAGCGCGTCGCCGAGGTGGTTGCCGGACTTCGCAAGGGCGTCGAGGGACTCTTGAAGGCCGCCGGCGTGAATGTCATACGCGGGCGAGGTCGCCTGACGGCTCCCGGCCGGCTCACGGTCGAGGTCAAGGGAAAGGACGAAGAGGTCGCCGCCAAGGCCGTCATCCTTGCGACCGGCGCCCGGGCCGTTCGACCGGACTTCCTGCCCTGGGAAGGCGGCCTCGTCTGGACGACCGACGAGGCCACCACCGCCGGGGACCTGCCCGAGAGCGTCCTCATCATCGGCGGCGGAATCATCGGCTGCGAGTT
Above is a window of Planctomycetota bacterium DNA encoding:
- the dnaA gene encoding chromosomal replication initiator protein DnaA, which encodes MALHQHTAADQIISDLQAAIGPERWRVWFEGSADIRIESDHVMIGVANLFISDYLKSHFAGHVTSAVRAHLGPDVPITWRIQPDLFQKRRAQNLADEAEAMEQLESAPTTLAQVAPQPPSTLPRFTLDNFVVGPCNQMAFAAARSAVTAPGKDFHPLFIHGGCGLGKTHLLYGILNALKAKAGLQVVCMSAEQFTNRYLAGIRTGRLDAFRHHYRNLDVLAIDDVHFLGGKPATQEEFLNTFNEFEGHGRLIILASDAHPHEIQAVQHRLISRWVSGLVVHLSPPDAETRRRILHAKARQMRHTMPDDVVALVADRIQGSVRDLEGALTRIIAYAALLKQPVTPSLARQALEEFIVARPPRAGLREIEAHAAEFFGVTVADVHSSRKSRLVSLARQVTMVLARELTDLSFAEIARLMGGKNHTTVIAACRKWHRLLKQGAEVSWTDKSDHRALPAQALLAHLKERIRH
- a CDS encoding DUF362 domain-containing protein, with the translated sequence MSHARKSFCPEGHDRLPEGQRTLGEICEDFARQEASIRRRAADHGLSRRDFLQMLSAGAVAATGLASFAVRGAGAADAARSRVVVVTHPEVILREYRVNPPVVRQMLDRALVELSGAQDEKAAWQSVGREDDFVAVKHNSMGAPTLHSHTEIHDAVAAQLAAQVGVKPERIVVVDRVVPEPYGEFSEPFTLPSNGLQTRLRRLYTDHATAIVNVSVLKSHSGEGISAALKNHLGSVKNPAAFHWWQPERLPRNLPELNALDPLRTKTRLCIVDAIRPLFAGGPADNEQYRWDFRGLIVGTDPVAVTAVGIRILEAKRKESVGKDWPMTAARQMVAYAQKIGLGNADADRIDRLDVDMA
- a CDS encoding inositol-3-phosphate synthase encodes the protein MDEVIRVAVAGVGNCASSLLQGITYYRRRLEDDGVRETLGLMHYDLGGYSPGDIRCVSAFDIDVRKVGQPLEKAVFAPPNCTKTICAEMDESGVTVQMGPVLDGYSDHMAEFPENQRFIPARKKPVDVAAALKRSGAQILLNYLPVGSQKATEHYAEACLKAGVSLVNCMPVFIASTRKWAERFRKAGIPIVGDDIKAQLGATIVHRVLTRLFRDRGVALDATYQLNTGGNTDFLNMLKRERLTSKKASKTEAVQSQLETPLPDDQIHIGPADYVAWQHDNKVCFLRMEGRGFAGVPLNLELRLSVEDSPNSAGVVIDAVRCCRLARDRGTGGPLTSVSAYLMKHPPEQMSDSEAQAQIEEFIAGKRER
- a CDS encoding LysM peptidoglycan-binding domain-containing protein; the protein is MRKGLTMRVQTILVLVAGLLLVVGCQAKKSEEVPPLAAEELQPAPPVEPAPVAVTEVETTKGSEGKAPPAPPTGSQTYTMKAGDTLYGVARRFYGDGKLWTKIFEANKDKIRDVSDIRIGTVLVIPPK
- a CDS encoding CDP-alcohol phosphatidyltransferase family protein, which translates into the protein MREGVARGLLRVGLRPNHVTILGMLLTVGAGVAVAAGKAWWPWAVGLVVAAGACDMLDGAMAQLGGAKSRFGGVLDSICDRASDGALYLGPALYFAARPDAPGPAEANLTLVLVAGLGLVWAYLVSYVRARAERVVPWCGGGFWQRGERVVTIFLGLAFGHLVIAIWILGLWPLTTVSHRLWRARRACAAQDGRMDESAARAIEPRGLAGLLLWRWERGTVPFDLHAGAVIAMLVFVNLPEADPLRGLLAWLVGA